The Microcaecilia unicolor chromosome 3, aMicUni1.1, whole genome shotgun sequence nucleotide sequence tttttaggctggattgggtggggaaaaaattttccacctggcaaccctggttgtCAGTTGTAATTACTACAGGcaatggagagggggaggggaaggaagctgagtaggggccagatgcactaaaggaGCCCTTAACAAGCCCTTAaggagccattaacaagcaagtagaaaatcctggcatgcactaaacacttccccccccccatccaaggaaaacagaatgcagatgagcaaatcgtgcagaaaccctattgtaatgagatgctaggactaaccttttccgattgccttaacgctggaaaatgctggaaaatctaacaagaggtctgtacctctctttGGGGCTGCGTGGGATTGGAAAaagtattaaaatgtaaaaaaaaaaaaaaagcgagggggggggggggggcaaaaacggccaagtgcttgtcaagagcgtcctttatggacgttcttcactatatatatatatatatatatatatatatatatatatatatatatataaatcaaacaggctccgatgctgtttTCATAAATGCTCAGTAAAGACTTCATAtaacttaaaaaagtggaaaaaaaaatccaagtgctgtccttttttttttttaacaaaactattagtgggatttaagcccaccacctctggattacaagactggtgcactaaccactaggccacaactCTACAAGCTTGGATGgtcctcccttacttccaggtctctcagctgagtgaagtgCAGggccaaaaaggacatttttattattgcgggggggggggggggggggggaggggaggctgccCAAAGTGTACGTTTTTCTTTAAAGTGAAgcttgtttgtgcagcgctgcgtacgccttgtagcgctatagaaatgctaaatagtagtagtagtagtttattaaaaaaaaatcaaacaggctctaaTGCTGcaagctcttttttggacatcattcaaccccggaataataaaaacgtcctttttgtccgtgcttcactcagctgagagacctggaagtctctgacacaatcacagcgcatttagaatgttttgcatctcattactatgcaaaaacCCTAACACGATTATGATGACACATTGCAAGTCAAGTTAGGGCCCCAAAACCACAATAAAATAACCCCAGATTTTTGCTGGGATTATGTTACCATCCGAGAGCATAGGGCTGCTAAACATGCTCCCAGGCCAATAGCTGAGGTTCCCCCTCACTTAAGCCACCCCTGATTTGAAACACCTGAGTTCAATGACCAATGTAGGATTAGAATAATACTACTGCTAGGGGCACCATTTTCAAGGTGACGCTGGATAGGGTAGGAACAACTAGGAATTCCTTCTGCCCAAATACATACCCAGAAGACCCCCTCCCTGGACCAGCAACTGATCAGGAGAGGTAAGTGAGTGGAGAGTTTCAACTCAGATGGGAGAGACCCTCAGTGGCCTTGGAGCATTGGCCTACTGGTGTTACTCCACATAAGGCAGGATTCAGCAATCTGCGGTACCGGGATCCTGCAGATTGTTGAATCTCTTGGgatatcaaggtgtggtaaaaggcaaacttttaccGTACATTGATGaatactccccccctcccctttactTCAAAACTACTGACTATACCACCAGACCACCCCAAAATTAGCAGGCTTTCATTTTAGGGGCCTGTGataatattcagtagcactaaccagtcaagtgcctctgaatatcggaAGATAGCCCTGTACAAGAGaattaaccagccagaagccattTGCGGCAGCCAgcaggttaaatcattttgaatatcagtcttacAGTGTTAATGTTGCTCATTTTCTAGAAAATAGTTCAAaattaaaaggaagaaaaggggtAAGATGTATCACCCATTTGGTTTTTATTTAGTGAGATCAGTTGAAATTATTCTTGGCAAATGTCTGTCTTCTTTACATACTGATTTTAATTTGTAACTGATATGCATCAAAACTACTTCACCATTCTAAATATCAGGATATTATAGAGAAACTTTACTGCTGTAGTCTGAAGTATGGAGAATTAATTTAATGTTCATTCACCATTACAAAACCAATGCTGTTTATGAGATATTGAGACAATATTCATCTTCCTCAGATATGGACAACTGTATGAAATGTCAAGAGGACCATTGGCCTAATTACAACAGAGATACCTGTATTCCAAAACTGATCATTTTCCTGTCCTATGAAGAGGATCTTGGGATAGCTTTGACAACCAGCAGCATTTCCTTCTCTCTTATCAATGCAATCATTCTGGGAATCTTCATTCATTACCGAGACACTCCCATTGTGAGAGCCAATAACCGGGACATCAGCTATATCCTCCTCATCTCCCTTATGATCTGCTTTCTATGCTCTTTGATTTTCATTGGCCGCCCTGAACCCGTGACCTGCATTCTCCGTCAGACTACCTTTGGGATGATTTTCTCTATCTCACTCTCTTCCATACTGGCAAAAACCATCACTGTGGTTATGGCCTTTCATGCAACCAAGCCTGGAAGTAAGctccggaaatggatgggttccagGATCTCATATACTATAATACTTTCCTGCTCTCTTTTTCAATTTACTCTGTGTCTCATCTGGTTGTTTACTGCTCCCCCATTCCCATATCAAAATATGCAATCAGAAACTGGGGCAATGctaattgaatgtaatgaagggtcgatgattgcattttactgtgttctgggtTTCCTAGGATTTCTAGCTGGTATCAGCTTCATCACTGCATTTCTATCGAGAAACCTACCTGACagtttcaatgaggccaagtacattactttcagcatgctggtgttctgcagtgtttggaTGACTTTTATCCCAACGTATTTGAGCACAAGAGGAAAATACATGGTAGCAGTGGAGATATTTGCCATACAAGCTTCCAGTGCTGGACTGCTGGGATGTATCTTTATGCCCAAATGTTGCATTATCCTATTGAGGCCCGATATGAATAGCAGGAAATATCTTACAAAAAACAACTGAAATGaacgttttttaaaattctatgAAAGAAAAAGCTGTGTTCATTAAAATTTGTGGAACTGTCTGATTTAGATCTTTAATTCATATGATAATTAATGCTTAGGTTTTCTATCCCTTAGTCTTGCATTCACTCCTAGAACCCTACTACtcaaagggcccgatattcaaagtgatttaaatgggtaGGAGAAGCTCCTGCCCTCTTCAATCCCCTTGGGCCAgatatcccccgatattcagtggcactaaaccagACAGTACCACTGATTATTGCCTATGACTGCCACTAAAACAATTCACAGGTCAAGGACAATATGGGAGGAGACATTAGGGGAGAGCCCGGTGTTATGCGGGTGCCTTTAATATTCAATGTCATCACCCTTATTGCTGAGTGGCCTAATTTAggccagctcaaaagctgtcataTATTAAGCTACTAAGAGATGAAGGTGCCAGCACTAAATATTGCCCAGCACACAATAACATTTTGAATGTGCTTTTATTACCATGATCCCCCTTCCCagcctccctctccctctagccCAAGCCATGTAGAAACCAAGTGCTCCCCTCTGAGCTGCCATGAGGAATCATGGCAGGTCGGCACAGACCTTCATATGCTTAAATTATAACAAGACATATATATCATCTGTATTTAGATATGAACATGGCTAGGTTACTGCGAAGATCAGTTAAATGAAGAGGTAAAGAGTTCTTTCTGTTGAGAAAATTAAGAGCTATACAAAGACATTTTGAGTTATTCTGTTTCAGATTTGTAGTACAATCTTTGTTTCTTTCCaagttagattattgcaacattgtGGATATAGGAGGTATCAGTATGGTTTTGAAAAATCTTCAGACAGTTCAAAATTTAGCGATTAGTTTAATTTTTTTCACTATGTTGCGATGAACCAATATCTCCATATCATAAACGTCATTCATTATCTGTGGTACCAAGGTCTTATTTTAAATTGTGCTCCATGGTCTTTCAGTCCCTTTTTGAGGTACTTCATCCAACTTGATTGGGTtcttctctcttttaaatagaCAGCTAGTACAAGGTAAAGTTGCTTTAAAATTTCCTTCAGTTGGTTCAGTTAAGTCTATTAGACAGCTATCTGCATCCCTGTCTTTTGAATCCTCCTTCTCTCAAATGAGTCTTTGAATTGGCATTAGTGACCAAGCATCACAGCTAATAGCTATCTAGTGCATCTTGCTACAAAGAGAAGACCAAGGCACACTGCATACATCTCAGACTGCTATAGAAGACAACATCAGTGAAATTTTGTCAGTACAATCAATAGTGAGTCAGCTACAATGGTTCTGCCACAGCATAGGTTTCTCATAGGTATTGTGCTCATACAATCCCTGAGAGGCATCACTAAAAGAATACACTATAACAACATTTAGTGAGGTCTGAAGCCCTATTGCAATTATGCCTACATGCACATCTGTAATGTCATCACCTGGTGAGTTGTGGGGACATGTAAGTTGCTATGCCAAGGGGATCCATTAACTCTCCCTATAACAGCCTCCACAACATTCAGCCAATGTATCAATTATCCAATGACATTCAGCAGGCAGAGTGCACACTTATGTACATCACCGCTGTTGCTCACCTGCCAAGGAACAAGGTGTATTCTTCAGACCAAAAGCTCTCTTTGTACAACAGTCAAGGTGACCCTGGATGGTCCACCTGCTTGCAGGTGTTAAGATCATGGCAACCCCAGTTCTCTTGGACTTTGTCATTTTTAATTCTctctctcatagtaacatagtagatgatggcagaaaaagacctgcacggtccatccagtctgcccaagaagataaattcatatgtgctacttttttatttgtactgtcctcttcagtgccagccctatccccacctcccaaccacataAATACATTGTTGGATCTGCATTAGTGAAACAGCATCAcatacataggcggtcggtggcccaactgtttggggaggctaaaggggacagggttaggggtggggccaggggtggggcttacatccataattgtctgacaacatagaaaaaaataagtcacaattaataccttttattaaatttagatattaaatatgtatcatatgtcaaagaataaagtggttgctcaaagcatgtactaaccaca carries:
- the LOC115464399 gene encoding vomeronasal type-2 receptor 26-like, which produces MAAKPWNKPESKMTTSASSEQPGNVTLHYYLKNVHFKNNLDEDIFFNENRELSTGYNIINLVHLPNGVQHLEIVGSYNPYASSGQDFIINEKAIIWDSTFTQTPPQAKCSESCLPGFRKSSRERQPICCFDCIPCPQGEISNQSDMDNCMKCQEDHWPNYNRDTCIPKLIIFLSYEEDLGIALTTSSISFSLINAIILGIFIHYRDTPIVRANNRDISYILLISLMICFLCSLIFIGRPEPVTCILRQTTFGMIFSISLSSILAKTITVVMAFHATKPGSKLRKWMGSRISYTIILSCSLFQFTLCLIWLFTAPPFPYQNMQSETGAMLIECNEGSMIAFYCVLGFLGFLAGISFITAFLSRNLPDSFNEAKYITFSMLVFCSVWMTFIPTYLSTRGKYMVAVEIFAIQASSAGLLGCIFMPKCCIILLRPDMNSRKYLTKNN